In one Conger conger chromosome 5, fConCon1.1, whole genome shotgun sequence genomic region, the following are encoded:
- the exoc8 gene encoding exocyst complex component 8, protein MADTANRLRKQLESANFDPQYYVKQLSQQSDGDRDLQEHRQKIQTLADETAQNLKKNVYKNYRQFIETAKEISYLESEMYQLSHILTEQKSIMESITQSLLSTDKDETAKEMLAAFPKETEEVKQRTLTTLLEKVEGCKNIMDTPGRYLVYNGDLLEYDVDNMSQIQKVHAFLMNDCLLIATWLPNRRGAVKYKYNALYDLESFAIVNVKDNPPMKDMFKILMFPDSRIFQAENSKIKKEWLEILDETKKNKAVKERHKKEEEVPNSPVRPEVSNNPFDVEDEPLSSEEVVDLSLEWIQELPEDLDVCIAQRDFEGAVDLLDKLNDYLKDQPVSPRVKELRGKVDERVRQLTEVLVFELSPDRSLRGGPKATRRAVSQLIRLGQSTKACELFLKNRAAAVQTAIRQLRIEGATLLYIHKLCNIFFTSLLETAKEFEMDFAGNTGCYSAFVVWSRAAMKMFVDAFSTQVFDSKESLSTAAECVKVAKEHCKQLSEIGLDLTFTLQSLLVKDIKAALQSYKEIIIEATKHRNSEEMWRKMNLMTPEALAKLKEEMRSCGMGSFEQYTGDDCWVNLSYTVVAFTKQMMVFLEEGLKLYFPELHMVLLESLREIILVAVQHVDYSLRCEQEAEKKAFILQNASFLHETVLPVVEKRFEEGVGKPAKQLQDLRKSSRPMRVNPDSTMSVV, encoded by the coding sequence ATGGCAGACACCGCAAACAGGCTGCGTAAGCAGCTAGAATCGGCGAATTTCGACCCACAGTATTATGTCAAACAGCTTTCACAACAATCTGATGGCGACAGAGATTTGCAGGAGCACCGTCAAAAAATTCAGACACTGGCCGATGAGACTGCGCAAAacttgaagaaaaatgtgtaTAAGAATTACAGGCAGTTCATCGAAACTGCAAAAGAAATCTCATATTTGGAGAGCGAAATGTATCAGCTGAGCCATATCCTAACGGAGCAGAAAAGTATTATGGAGAGCATAACCCAGTCCCTTCTCTCAACTGATAAGGATGAAACTGCAAAGGAAATGCTTGCTGCATTCCCAAAAGAAACCGAAGAAGTGAAGCAGAGAACACTTACAACTCTGCTGGAAAAAGTAGAGGGGTGTAAAAACATTATGGACACCCCTGGCAGGTATTTGGTGTACAATGGCGACCTGCTGGAGTATGATGTTGATAATATGTCGCAGATCCAAAAGGTGCACGCTTTCCTGATGAATGACTGTCTCCTTATTGCCACCTGGCTGCCAAACCGCCGTGGTGCTGTGAAGTACAAGTACAATGCCCTGTATGACCTGGAGAGCTTTGCTATTGTCAACGTAAAGGACAACCCTCCAATGAAAGACATGTTTAAAATCCTTATGTTTCCAGATAGTCGCATTTTCCAGGCCGAGAACAGCAAGATCAAGAAGGAGTGGCTGGAGATCCTTGATGAAACCAAGAAAAACAAAGCGGTGAAGGAAAGACacaagaaagaggaagaggtgcCAAACTCACCGGTGCGGCCGGAGGTCTCCAACAACCCCTTTGACGTGGAGGACGAGCCCCTGAGCTCAGAGGAAGTTGTGGACCTGAGTTTGGAGTGGATACAGGAGCTCCCGGAAGATCTGGACGTGTGCATAGCTCAGCGGGACTTTGAAGGCGCCGTAGACCTCTTGGACAAGCTCAACGACTACCTGAAGGACCAGCCTGTGAGCCCGCGCGTGAAGGAGCTGCGCGGAAAAGTGGACGAGCGCGTGAGACAGCTGACGGAGGTGCTAGTGTTCGAGCTCTCCCCAGACCGCTCACTCCGCGGGGGGCCCAAAGCTACCCGAAGGGCAGTGTCGCAGCTCATCCGTCTGGGCCAGTCCACCAAGGCCTGCGAGCTCTTCCTGAAGAACCGGGCCGCCGCTGTGCAGACGGCCATCCGGCAGCTACGCATCGAGGGGGCCACCCTGCTCTACATCCACAAGCTCTGCAACATCTTCTTCACCAGCCTGCTGGAAACCGCCAAGGAGTTTGAGATGGACTTCGCCGGCAACACCGGCTGCTACTCGGCGTTCGTGGTCTGGTCGCGTGCGGCCATGAAGATGTTCGTCGACGCCTTCAGCACGCAGGTGTTCGACAGCAAGGAGAGCCTCTCCACGGCCGCCGAGTGCGTCAAGGTGGCGAAGGAGCACTGCAAGCAGCTGAGCGAGATCGGGCTGGACCTCAccttcactctgcagtccctgCTGGTCAAGGACATCAAGGCGGCCCTTCAGAGCTACAAGGAGATCATAATCGAGGCCACTAAGCACCGCAACTCTGAGGAGATGTGGCGTAAGATGAACCTGATGACCCCCGAGGCGCTGGCCAAGCTGAAGGAGGAGATGCGGAGCTGCGGCATGGGCAGCTTTGAGCAGTACACGGGCGACGACTGCTGGGTCAACCTCAGCTACACCGTGGTGGCCTTCACCAAGCAGATGATGGTGTTCCTGGAGGAGGGCCTGAAGCTGTACTTTCCGGAGCTGCACATGGTGCTGCTGGAGAGCCTACGGGAGATCATCCTGGTGGCCGTGCAGCACGTCGACTACAGCCTGCGCTGCGAGCAGGAGGCTGAGAAGAAGGCCTTCATCCTCCAGAACGCCTCCTTCCTGCATGAGACCGTCCTCCCCGTGGTGGAGAAGAGGTTTGAAGAAGGGGTGGGGAAGCCCGCCAAGCAGCTGCAGGACCTGCGGAAGAGTTCCCGGCCCATGCGTGTCAACCCCGACAGCACCAtgtctgtggtgtga